A single region of the Pseudomonas sp. B21-023 genome encodes:
- a CDS encoding TRZ/ATZ family hydrolase, with product MPIATPLLDLLLVPDWLVPVEPAGVVLEGHALGIRDGQIAWLGPRERAPQARNVRTLPDCLLTPGLVNAHGHAAMTLFRGLADDLPLMTWLQEHIWPAEGRWVNEAFVGDGTDLAIAEQLKGGITCFADMYFYPREACDRVHRSGIRAQIAVPLLDFPIPGARTPDEALHLAIELFGDLRHHPRITIALGPHAPYTVSDESLEKIRVIADQLDVPLHMHIHETASEVEQALKDNGERPLARLARLGLLGPNLQAVHMTQISDEDLALLVESNTSVVHCPESNLKLASGFCPVERLWQAGVNVAVGTDGAASNNDLDLLGETRTAALLAKAVAGSATALDAHRALRMATLNGARALGLEPITGSLEVGKAADLAVFDLSGLAQQPVHDPVSQLIYATGRDCVKDVWVAGQQLVEDRRLTRMDEAALAANARAWGARIGGRNE from the coding sequence ATGCCCATCGCCACTCCCCTCCTCGACCTGCTGCTTGTGCCGGACTGGCTGGTCCCCGTGGAGCCGGCCGGTGTCGTGCTGGAGGGCCATGCGCTGGGCATCCGCGACGGCCAGATCGCCTGGCTCGGCCCACGCGAGCGGGCACCCCAGGCCCGGAACGTGCGAACGCTGCCCGACTGCCTGTTGACGCCCGGGCTGGTCAACGCCCACGGCCACGCCGCCATGACCCTGTTCCGCGGCCTGGCCGACGACCTGCCACTGATGACCTGGCTGCAGGAACACATCTGGCCTGCCGAGGGTCGCTGGGTGAACGAGGCCTTCGTGGGCGACGGCACCGACCTGGCCATTGCCGAGCAGCTCAAGGGCGGCATCACCTGCTTCGCCGACATGTATTTCTACCCCCGCGAGGCCTGCGACCGCGTGCACCGCAGCGGCATCCGCGCGCAGATCGCCGTGCCGCTGCTGGATTTCCCCATCCCCGGCGCGCGCACCCCGGACGAGGCCCTGCACCTGGCCATCGAACTGTTCGGCGATCTGCGCCACCACCCGCGCATCACCATTGCCCTGGGCCCGCACGCACCCTACACGGTGAGCGACGAGAGCCTGGAGAAGATCCGGGTGATCGCCGACCAGTTGGACGTACCGCTGCACATGCACATCCACGAGACCGCCAGCGAAGTCGAGCAGGCGCTCAAGGACAACGGTGAGCGGCCGCTGGCGCGCCTCGCGCGCCTGGGCCTGCTGGGCCCGAACCTGCAAGCGGTGCACATGACCCAGATCAGCGACGAAGACCTGGCGCTGCTGGTAGAAAGCAACACCAGCGTGGTCCACTGCCCCGAGTCCAACCTCAAGCTGGCCAGTGGGTTCTGCCCGGTAGAGCGCCTGTGGCAGGCCGGAGTGAACGTGGCCGTCGGCACCGACGGCGCCGCCAGCAACAATGACCTCGACCTGCTCGGTGAAACCCGCACCGCTGCGTTGCTGGCCAAGGCCGTGGCCGGCTCGGCCACCGCCTTGGACGCCCACCGGGCGCTGCGCATGGCCACGCTCAATGGCGCCCGGGCCCTCGGGCTGGAGCCGATCACCGGCTCGCTCGAGGTGGGCAAGGCCGCCGACCTGGCAGTCTTCGACCTGTCGGGGCTGGCGCAGCAACCGGTGCACGACCCGGTCTCGCAACTGATCTACGCCACCGGTCGCGATTGCGTGAAGGATGTCTGGGTCGCCGGGCAGCAACTGGTCGAGGACCGCCGCCTGACACGGATGGACGAAGCCGCGCTGGCCGCCAACGCCCGTGCCTGGGGAGCCCGCATCGGCGGGCGCAATGAATGA
- the ubiG gene encoding bifunctional 2-polyprenyl-6-hydroxyphenol methylase/3-demethylubiquinol 3-O-methyltransferase UbiG yields the protein MSNVDHAEIAKFEALAHRWWDRESEFKPLHDINPLRVNWIDERVGLAGKKVLDVGCGGGILSEAMAQRGATVTGIDMGEAPLAVAQLHQLESGVAVEYRQITAEALAEEMPEQFDVVTCLEMLEHVPDPSSVIRACYRMVKPGGQVFFSTINRNPKAYLLAIIGAEYVLKMLPRGTHDFKKFIRPSELGAWSRAAGLEVKDIIGLTYNPLTKHYKLCNDVDVNYMIQTLREE from the coding sequence ATGAGCAACGTCGACCACGCCGAAATCGCCAAGTTCGAAGCCCTGGCCCACCGCTGGTGGGACCGCGAGAGCGAGTTCAAGCCGCTGCACGACATCAACCCGCTGCGGGTCAACTGGATCGACGAGCGCGTCGGCCTGGCCGGCAAGAAGGTGCTGGACGTCGGCTGCGGCGGCGGCATCCTCAGCGAGGCGATGGCCCAGCGCGGTGCCACCGTGACCGGCATTGACATGGGCGAGGCGCCGCTGGCGGTGGCCCAACTGCACCAGCTGGAGTCTGGCGTGGCGGTGGAATACCGGCAGATCACCGCCGAGGCCCTGGCCGAAGAGATGCCTGAACAGTTCGACGTGGTCACCTGCCTGGAGATGCTCGAGCACGTCCCCGACCCTTCGTCGGTGATCCGCGCCTGCTACCGCATGGTCAAGCCGGGCGGCCAGGTGTTCTTCTCGACCATCAACCGCAACCCCAAGGCCTACCTGCTGGCGATCATTGGCGCCGAATACGTGCTGAAGATGCTGCCGCGCGGCACCCACGACTTCAAGAAGTTCATCCGCCCCTCCGAGCTGGGCGCCTGGAGCCGTGCCGCAGGCCTGGAGGTCAAGGACATCATCGGCCTGACCTACAACCCGCTGACCAAGCACTACAAGCTGTGCAACGACGTCGACGTCAACTACATGATCCAGACCCTGCGCGAGGAATGA
- the mupP gene encoding N-acetylmuramic acid 6-phosphate phosphatase MupP: protein MRLRAVLFDMDGTLLDTAPDFIAICQAMLADRGLPAIDDARIREVISGGARAMVAATFAMDPEADGFEALRLEFLERYQRDCAVHSKLFDGMPELLADIEKGNLLWGVVTNKPVRFAEPIMQRLGLAERSALLICPDHVKNSKPDPEPLILACKTLDLDPASVLFVGDDLRDIESGRDAGTRTAAVRYGYIHPEDNPNNWGADVVVDHPLELRKVIDSALCGC, encoded by the coding sequence ATGCGCCTGCGAGCAGTACTCTTCGACATGGACGGCACCCTGCTGGACACGGCGCCGGACTTCATCGCCATCTGCCAGGCGATGCTCGCCGACCGCGGCCTGCCGGCCATCGACGACGCGCGCATCCGCGAGGTGATTTCCGGCGGCGCCCGCGCCATGGTCGCGGCGACCTTTGCCATGGACCCCGAGGCCGACGGCTTCGAAGCCCTGCGCCTGGAGTTTCTCGAGCGCTACCAACGCGATTGCGCGGTGCACAGCAAGCTGTTCGACGGCATGCCGGAGCTGCTGGCCGACATCGAGAAGGGCAACCTGCTGTGGGGCGTGGTCACCAACAAGCCGGTGCGCTTCGCCGAACCGATCATGCAACGCCTGGGCCTGGCCGAGCGCTCAGCGCTGCTGATCTGCCCGGACCACGTGAAGAACAGCAAGCCCGACCCCGAGCCGCTGATCCTGGCATGCAAGACGCTTGACCTGGACCCGGCCAGCGTCCTGTTCGTCGGCGACGACCTGCGCGACATCGAATCCGGCCGCGACGCCGGCACCCGCACCGCAGCGGTGCGCTATGGCTATATTCATCCAGAGGACAACCCCAACAACTGGGGCGCCGACGTGGTGGTGGACCACCCGCTGGAACTGCGCAAGGTGATCGACAGCGCGCTGTGCGGCTGCTGA
- a CDS encoding YciK family oxidoreductase produces MFDYTARPDLLKGRIILVTGAGRGIGAAAAKAYAALGATVLLLGKTEANLNEVYDQIEAAGHPQPVVIPFNLETALPHQYDELAVMIEDQFGRLDGLLNNASIIGPRTPLEQLSGDNFMRVVHINVNATFMLTSTLLPLLKLSEDASVVFTSSSVGRKGRAYWGAYGVSKFATEGLMQTLADELEGVAPVRSNSINPGATRTAMRAQAYPSENPQNNPLPEEIMPVYLYLMGPDSKDVNGQALNAQ; encoded by the coding sequence ATGTTCGACTACACCGCCCGCCCCGACCTGCTCAAGGGCCGGATCATCCTGGTCACCGGTGCCGGCCGCGGAATCGGCGCCGCCGCCGCCAAGGCCTATGCCGCCCTGGGCGCCACCGTGCTGCTGCTGGGCAAGACCGAAGCCAACCTGAACGAGGTCTACGACCAGATCGAAGCCGCGGGCCACCCGCAACCGGTGGTGATCCCGTTCAACCTGGAAACCGCCCTGCCCCACCAGTACGACGAACTGGCGGTGATGATCGAGGACCAGTTCGGCCGCCTCGACGGCCTGCTCAACAACGCCTCGATCATTGGCCCGCGCACGCCGCTGGAGCAGCTGTCGGGCGACAACTTCATGCGCGTGGTGCACATCAACGTCAATGCCACCTTCATGCTGACCAGCACCTTGCTGCCGCTGCTGAAGCTGTCGGAGGACGCCTCGGTGGTGTTCACCTCCAGCAGTGTTGGACGCAAGGGCCGCGCTTACTGGGGTGCCTACGGGGTGTCGAAATTCGCCACCGAGGGCCTGATGCAGACCCTGGCGGATGAACTGGAAGGCGTAGCGCCAGTGCGCTCCAACAGCATCAACCCGGGTGCCACGCGCACGGCGATGCGCGCCCAGGCCTATCCGAGCGAGAACCCGCAGAACAACCCGCTACCCGAGGAGATCATGCCAGTGTACCTGTACCTGATGGGGCCGGACAGCAAGGATGTGAACGGGCAGGCGCTGAACGCACAGTAA
- a CDS encoding TenA family transcriptional regulator, giving the protein MIDAFVRIGPLMDPASYPQWAQQLIEDCRESKRRVVEHEFYQRLRDGQLKQSTIRQYLIGGWPVVEQFSLYMAHNLTKTRYARHPGEDMARRWLMRNIRVELNHADYWVHWCQAHGIHLHELQSQEVPPELNGLNDWCWRVCATESLAIAMAATNYAIEGATGEWSAVICAEDTYAQGFPEDTRKRAMKWLKMHAQYDDAHPWEALEIICTLAGESPTLGLRTELRRAICKSYDCMFLFLERCMQLEGRQQGRLRPALAAG; this is encoded by the coding sequence GTGATCGACGCGTTCGTAAGGATCGGACCATTGATGGATCCGGCCAGTTATCCGCAGTGGGCCCAACAACTGATAGAGGATTGCCGCGAAAGCAAGCGCCGAGTGGTGGAGCATGAGTTCTACCAACGCCTGCGCGATGGCCAGCTCAAGCAGTCGACCATCCGCCAGTACCTGATCGGTGGCTGGCCGGTGGTCGAGCAGTTCTCCCTCTACATGGCCCACAACCTCACCAAGACCCGTTACGCCCGGCATCCCGGCGAGGACATGGCGCGCCGCTGGCTGATGCGCAACATCCGCGTCGAGCTCAACCATGCCGACTACTGGGTGCACTGGTGCCAGGCCCATGGCATCCACCTGCATGAGCTGCAGTCCCAGGAAGTGCCGCCCGAGCTCAATGGCTTGAACGACTGGTGTTGGCGAGTATGCGCCACCGAGTCGCTGGCCATCGCCATGGCGGCCACCAACTACGCCATCGAAGGTGCCACCGGCGAATGGTCGGCGGTGATCTGCGCCGAGGATACCTACGCCCAGGGCTTCCCCGAAGACACCCGCAAGCGCGCCATGAAATGGCTGAAGATGCATGCGCAGTATGATGACGCGCACCCGTGGGAAGCGCTGGAAATCATCTGTACCTTGGCGGGCGAGAGCCCGACCCTGGGGCTGCGCACCGAGTTGCGTCGGGCGATCTGCAAGAGCTACGACTGCATGTTCCTGTTCCTGGAGCGTTGCATGCAGCTCGAAGGGCGCCAGCAGGGGCGTCTGCGCCCGGCCTTGGCGGCGGGCTGA
- a CDS encoding EAL domain-containing protein has protein sequence MKGNRTLEAPRLLGIIWPFVAVVVFQVLLGSLSLYALSAVRAYVAGESLWSKAQKDAIYYLNLYADDRDPLTYARYRRAILVPQGDHNLRLALDRPEPDLEAARQGVLQGGNHPEDVARIIWFYRNFRHISYMETAIDYWDIGDDYLHQLDVLAQQMREGFARDKVDAHQVANWKARIVAINDGVTPAAKAFSDALGEGSRMLLKVLMLTNLATALFLIAMAWRRSSKLLAQRQAFASALQEEKERAQITLESIGDAVITADVDGCISYMNPAAEQLTHWQAVQAQGLPLAALFSLLDENAEGDSMTLVEQVLSGSLKGGAEHARLIQRLDGSTVSVNLVGSPILTEGQVSGIVVVLHDMTQERQYIANLSWQATHDALTGLANRREFEYRLEQALNGLARQAGRHSLMFLDLDQFKLVNDTCGHAAGDELLRHICAVLQSGLREGDTLARLGGDEFGVLLENCPPEQGERIAEQLRQAVQSLHFVWKGRPFVTTVSIGLVHIAQVPSTLEASLRAADMACYMAKEKGRNRVQVYHADDSELSMRFGEMAWIQRLHVALEENRFCLYAQEIAPLHPHEGPGHIEILLRLHDESGRTILPDSFIPAAERYGLMTALDRWVVRSVFQVIRQCLDEGREGPLAMCAINLSGSSIGDDKFLEYLQRLFGEFDIPPRLICFEITETSAIANLGSAIRFINELKGLGCKFSLDDFCAGMSSFAYLKHLPVDFLKIDGSFVKDMLDDPINRAMVEVINHIGHVMGKRTIAEFVETPLIEQALQEIGVDYAQGYLIERPQVFTCDSLQRQRIAARPLLHRAPGTFR, from the coding sequence ATGAAGGGAAATCGGACTCTCGAAGCGCCAAGGCTGCTGGGTATCATCTGGCCCTTCGTCGCCGTTGTGGTTTTCCAGGTACTGCTGGGCAGTCTGAGTCTTTATGCGTTGTCCGCCGTGCGTGCCTATGTGGCGGGCGAGAGCCTGTGGTCCAAGGCGCAGAAGGACGCTATCTACTACCTCAACCTCTATGCCGATGATCGTGATCCGCTGACCTATGCCCGCTATCGTCGGGCCATCCTGGTGCCCCAGGGGGATCACAACCTGCGCCTGGCCCTGGATCGGCCCGAGCCAGACCTGGAGGCGGCGCGCCAAGGCGTGCTGCAGGGCGGCAACCATCCCGAAGACGTTGCCCGGATCATCTGGTTCTACCGCAACTTTCGCCATATCAGCTACATGGAAACCGCCATCGATTACTGGGACATCGGTGACGACTACCTGCACCAGCTCGACGTACTGGCCCAGCAGATGCGCGAAGGGTTTGCCCGCGACAAGGTCGACGCCCACCAGGTAGCCAACTGGAAGGCGCGCATCGTTGCCATCAATGATGGCGTGACGCCCGCCGCCAAGGCGTTCAGCGATGCCCTGGGCGAAGGCTCGCGGATGCTGCTCAAGGTGCTGATGCTCACCAACCTGGCCACTGCGCTGTTCCTCATCGCCATGGCCTGGCGGCGCTCGAGCAAGCTGCTGGCCCAGCGCCAGGCGTTCGCCAGTGCGTTGCAAGAGGAAAAGGAGCGGGCGCAGATCACCCTGGAGTCGATCGGCGACGCGGTGATTACCGCCGATGTCGACGGTTGCATCAGCTACATGAACCCGGCCGCCGAGCAACTGACTCACTGGCAGGCGGTGCAGGCCCAAGGCCTGCCGCTGGCGGCGCTGTTCAGCCTGCTCGACGAGAATGCCGAAGGCGATAGCATGACGCTGGTCGAGCAGGTGCTCAGCGGCAGCCTCAAGGGCGGCGCCGAGCACGCCCGGTTGATCCAGCGCCTGGATGGCAGCACGGTGTCGGTCAACCTGGTGGGCTCGCCCATTCTCACCGAAGGGCAGGTCAGTGGCATCGTGGTGGTACTGCACGACATGACCCAGGAGCGCCAGTACATCGCCAACCTGTCGTGGCAGGCCACCCATGACGCGCTGACCGGGCTGGCCAACCGCCGCGAGTTCGAGTACCGCCTGGAGCAAGCGCTCAATGGCCTGGCGCGCCAGGCCGGGCGGCATTCGCTGATGTTCCTCGACCTGGACCAGTTCAAGCTGGTCAACGACACCTGTGGCCATGCCGCTGGCGACGAGCTGTTGCGGCATATCTGCGCGGTGCTGCAGTCGGGCCTGCGCGAGGGCGACACCCTGGCGCGCCTGGGTGGTGACGAGTTCGGCGTGCTGCTCGAGAACTGCCCCCCTGAACAGGGCGAGCGCATTGCCGAGCAATTGCGCCAGGCCGTGCAGAGCCTGCACTTTGTATGGAAGGGCAGGCCCTTCGTCACCACGGTCAGCATCGGCCTGGTGCATATCGCCCAGGTGCCCAGCACCCTGGAGGCGTCGTTGCGCGCGGCGGACATGGCCTGCTACATGGCCAAGGAGAAAGGACGCAACCGCGTCCAGGTCTATCACGCCGACGACAGCGAGCTGTCCATGCGTTTCGGTGAAATGGCCTGGATCCAGCGCCTGCACGTGGCGCTGGAGGAGAATCGCTTCTGCCTCTACGCCCAGGAAATCGCCCCGCTGCATCCCCATGAAGGTCCGGGGCATATCGAAATCCTCCTGCGCCTGCACGATGAAAGTGGACGTACCATTTTGCCCGACAGCTTCATTCCCGCAGCCGAGCGCTACGGCCTGATGACCGCGCTCGATCGCTGGGTGGTGCGCAGTGTGTTCCAGGTGATTCGCCAGTGCCTGGACGAGGGGCGGGAGGGGCCGTTGGCCATGTGCGCCATCAACCTGTCGGGTTCGAGCATCGGCGACGACAAGTTCCTCGAGTACCTGCAGCGCCTGTTTGGCGAGTTCGACATTCCGCCCCGGCTGATCTGTTTTGAAATTACCGAAACCAGCGCCATCGCCAATCTAGGCAGCGCAATCCGCTTCATCAATGAATTGAAAGGATTGGGCTGCAAATTCTCGCTGGACGACTTCTGCGCCGGAATGTCGTCATTCGCCTATTTGAAGCATTTGCCTGTAGACTTCCTGAAGATCGACGGAAGTTTCGTCAAGGACATGCTCGATGACCCGATCAACCGGGCGATGGTTGAAGTGATCAATCACATCGGCCACGTCATGGGTAAGCGGACCATCGCCGAGTTCGTCGAGACGCCACTGATCGAGCAGGCTTTGCAGGAGATCGGCGTGGATTACGCCCAGGGATATCTCATCGAACGCCCGCAGGTGTTCACCTGCGACAGCCTGCAGCGCCAACGGATTGCCGCGAGGCCCCTTCTGCACCGGGCGCCGGGGACCTTTCGCTGA
- a CDS encoding ABC transporter ATP-binding protein gives MLDLPGSPDPVPGKSPAVPDRLSWAEIRRLALHHKQALWTANLVAVLAALCSVPIPLLLPLLVDEVLLGHGDAALKWMNNFLPAGWQVAAGYIGLMLCATLGLRLAALVFNVVQAKLFAGLAKDIVYRLRIRLIERLKRISLKEYESLGSGTVTTHLVTDLDTLDKFVGETLSRFLVAVLTLTGTAAILIWMHWQLALLILLFNPLVIYFTVQLGKRVKHLKKLENDSTARFTQALTETLDAIQEIRASNRQGYFLGRLGLRAREVRDYAVASQWKSDASGRASGLLFQFGIDIFRAAAMLTVLFSDLSIGQMLAVFSYLWFMIGPVEQLLNLQYAYYAAGGALSRLNELLARADEPQYPAAGDPFAGRETVGIEVRDLRFAYADEPVLDQLNLTIAPGEKVAIVGASGGGKSTLVQLLLGLYSAQAGTIRFGGASLQEIGLETLRENVAVVLQHPSLFNDSVRANLAMGRDCSDEDCWQALRIAQLDATIAALPQGLDSIVGRSGVRLSGGQRQRLAIARMVLAEPKVVILDEATSALDAATEYNLHLALARFLSGRTTLIIAHRLSAVKQADRVLVFDGGHVAEDGDHQQLIAEGGLYAKLYGHLQQT, from the coding sequence GTGCTTGACCTGCCAGGGTCGCCAGACCCTGTGCCAGGGAAGTCCCCCGCTGTGCCCGATCGCCTGAGCTGGGCGGAAATCCGCCGTCTGGCCCTGCACCACAAGCAAGCCCTGTGGACTGCCAACCTGGTGGCCGTGCTTGCCGCCCTGTGCAGCGTGCCGATTCCCTTGCTGCTGCCTTTGCTGGTGGATGAAGTGTTGCTGGGGCATGGCGACGCGGCGCTGAAGTGGATGAACAATTTCCTGCCCGCGGGCTGGCAGGTGGCCGCGGGTTACATCGGGCTGATGCTGTGCGCCACCCTCGGCCTGCGCCTGGCGGCGCTGGTGTTCAACGTGGTCCAGGCCAAGCTATTCGCCGGCCTGGCCAAGGACATCGTCTACCGCCTGCGCATCCGCCTGATCGAGCGGCTCAAGCGCATTTCGCTCAAGGAGTACGAAAGCCTGGGCAGCGGCACGGTGACCACCCACCTGGTCACCGACCTGGACACCCTCGACAAGTTCGTCGGCGAAACCCTGAGTCGCTTCCTGGTGGCCGTGCTCACGCTGACCGGCACAGCGGCCATCCTGATCTGGATGCACTGGCAGCTGGCGCTGCTGATCCTGCTGTTCAACCCGCTGGTGATCTATTTCACCGTGCAGTTGGGCAAGCGCGTCAAGCACCTGAAGAAGCTCGAGAACGACAGCACCGCACGTTTCACCCAGGCATTGACCGAGACCCTCGACGCGATCCAGGAAATCCGCGCCAGCAACCGCCAGGGCTACTTCCTCGGCCGCTTGGGGCTGCGCGCCCGCGAGGTGCGCGACTACGCGGTGGCCTCGCAGTGGAAGAGCGACGCCAGCGGTCGCGCCAGTGGCCTGTTGTTCCAGTTCGGCATCGACATCTTCCGTGCCGCTGCCATGCTCACGGTGCTGTTCTCCGACCTGTCGATCGGCCAGATGCTGGCGGTGTTCAGCTACCTGTGGTTCATGATCGGGCCGGTGGAGCAGTTGCTGAACCTGCAATATGCCTACTACGCCGCCGGCGGTGCGCTGAGTCGCTTGAACGAGCTGCTGGCGCGGGCCGACGAGCCGCAGTACCCGGCGGCCGGCGACCCGTTCGCCGGGCGCGAGACGGTTGGTATCGAGGTGCGCGACCTGCGCTTCGCCTATGCCGACGAGCCGGTGCTCGACCAGCTCAACCTGACCATCGCCCCGGGCGAGAAGGTCGCCATCGTCGGTGCCAGCGGCGGTGGCAAGAGTACCTTGGTGCAGTTGCTGCTTGGGCTGTACAGCGCCCAGGCCGGGACCATCCGCTTCGGGGGCGCCAGCCTGCAGGAGATCGGCCTGGAGACCCTGCGCGAAAATGTCGCGGTGGTGCTGCAGCACCCCTCGCTGTTCAACGACAGCGTGCGTGCCAACCTGGCCATGGGTCGTGACTGCAGTGACGAGGACTGCTGGCAGGCGCTGCGCATCGCCCAGCTGGACGCCACCATCGCCGCGCTGCCCCAGGGCCTGGACAGCATCGTCGGGCGTTCCGGCGTGCGCCTGTCTGGTGGCCAGCGCCAGCGCCTGGCGATCGCCCGCATGGTGCTGGCCGAACCCAAGGTGGTCATCCTCGATGAGGCCACCTCTGCGTTGGACGCGGCTACCGAGTACAACCTGCACCTGGCCTTGGCGCGCTTCCTCAGCGGGCGCACCACGCTGATCATCGCCCACCGCCTGTCGGCGGTGAAGCAGGCGGACCGGGTGCTGGTGTTCGATGGCGGCCATGTCGCCGAAGATGGCGACCACCAGCAACTGATCGCCGAAGGCGGCCTGTACGCCAAGCTCTACGGCCACCTGCAGCAAACCTGA
- a CDS encoding DsbA family protein translates to MSARLLYVMDPMCSWCWGFAPVAEALIAQALEAGVETRLVPGGLRTGGSALDASTRKYILEHWQAVHDATGQPFRFDNAMPDGFVYDTEPACRALVAARELDDKRAWRLLQLIQASFYVQGVDVTRAPQLVELAEQAGFDREQFSQRFTLPDTRVATSADFAWVQDLGIAGFPTLLAERNGQLALLTNGYQSLESLQPLLGRWLQQAACA, encoded by the coding sequence ATGTCCGCACGCCTGCTCTATGTGATGGACCCGATGTGCTCCTGGTGCTGGGGCTTTGCCCCGGTGGCCGAGGCGCTGATCGCCCAGGCCCTTGAGGCGGGTGTCGAGACCCGCCTGGTGCCGGGCGGCTTGCGCACCGGCGGCAGCGCCCTGGACGCCTCGACCCGCAAGTACATCCTCGAGCATTGGCAGGCGGTGCATGACGCCACCGGGCAGCCGTTCCGTTTCGACAACGCGATGCCCGACGGTTTCGTCTACGACACGGAGCCGGCGTGCCGCGCCCTGGTGGCGGCACGCGAGCTGGACGACAAGCGGGCCTGGCGCCTGCTGCAACTGATCCAGGCGTCGTTCTACGTGCAGGGCGTGGATGTCACCCGCGCCCCGCAACTGGTGGAGCTGGCCGAGCAGGCCGGCTTCGACCGTGAACAGTTCTCCCAGCGCTTCACTCTCCCTGACACCCGAGTCGCCACCAGTGCCGATTTCGCCTGGGTGCAGGACCTGGGCATCGCTGGCTTCCCCACGCTGCTGGCCGAGCGCAATGGCCAGCTCGCCCTGCTGACCAATGGCTATCAGTCGCTGGAAAGCCTGCAACCTTTGCTCGGCCGTTGGCTGCAGCAGGCCGCCTGTGCTTGA
- a CDS encoding rhodanese-related sulfurtransferase — protein sequence MTQPIVVAALYKFVTLEDYVELREPLLKAMLDNGVKGTLLLANEGINGTVSATREGIDALLAWLRNDPRLVDVDHKESYCDEQPFYRTKVKLKKEIVTLGVPGVDPNKAVGTYVDPKDWNALISDPEVLLIDTRNDYEVAIGTFKGAIDPKTETFREFPDYIKAHFDPSKHKKVAMFCTGGIRCEKASSYMLGEGYEAVYHLKGGILKYFEEVPQEESLWDGDCFVFDNRVTVRHDLTEGEYDQCHACRHPIDVKDRESEHYSPGVSCPHCWDSLSEKTRRSAIDRQKQIELAKARNQPHPIGFNYKVEA from the coding sequence ATGACCCAACCGATCGTCGTGGCGGCGCTGTACAAGTTCGTCACCCTGGAAGACTACGTCGAACTGCGCGAGCCGCTGCTCAAGGCCATGCTCGACAACGGCGTCAAAGGCACCCTGCTGCTGGCCAACGAAGGTATCAACGGCACCGTCTCGGCCACCCGCGAAGGCATCGACGCGCTGCTGGCCTGGTTGCGCAACGACCCACGCCTGGTGGACGTCGACCATAAAGAGTCGTACTGCGACGAGCAGCCGTTCTATCGCACCAAGGTCAAGCTCAAGAAAGAGATCGTCACCCTCGGCGTGCCGGGTGTGGACCCGAACAAAGCGGTCGGCACCTACGTCGATCCGAAAGACTGGAACGCCCTGATCAGCGACCCGGAAGTGCTGCTGATCGACACCCGCAATGACTATGAAGTGGCCATCGGCACCTTCAAGGGCGCCATCGACCCGAAGACCGAGACCTTCCGCGAGTTCCCCGACTACATCAAGGCCCACTTCGACCCGAGCAAGCACAAGAAGGTCGCCATGTTCTGCACCGGCGGCATCCGCTGCGAGAAGGCCTCCAGCTACATGCTCGGTGAGGGCTACGAAGCGGTCTATCATCTTAAGGGCGGCATCCTGAAATACTTCGAGGAAGTACCCCAGGAAGAAAGCCTCTGGGACGGCGACTGCTTCGTCTTCGACAACCGGGTCACGGTGCGTCACGACCTGACCGAGGGCGAGTACGACCAGTGCCATGCCTGCCGCCACCCGATCGACGTGAAGGACCGGGAGTCGGAGCACTATTCGCCAGGCGTGAGCTGCCCGCACTGCTGGGACAGCCTGAGCGAGAAGACCCGGCGCAGCGCCATCGACCGCCAAAAGCAGATCGAGCTGGCCAAGGCGCGCAACCAGCCGCACCCGATCGGTTTCAACTACAAAGTCGAGGCCTGA
- a CDS encoding BolA family transcriptional regulator — MSMQQRIEQQLAPLGTQHLEVHNESHMHSRGQETHYKAVLVSEQFAGLNSVKRHQKVYATMGDLMGQIHALAIHTYTPEEWAAVGVAPASPVCAGGGKH; from the coding sequence ATGAGCATGCAGCAACGCATCGAGCAGCAACTGGCGCCGCTGGGCACGCAACACCTCGAAGTGCACAACGAAAGCCACATGCACAGCCGTGGCCAGGAAACGCACTACAAGGCGGTGCTGGTCAGCGAGCAGTTCGCCGGGCTGAACAGCGTCAAGCGCCACCAGAAGGTCTACGCCACCATGGGTGATCTGATGGGCCAGATCCACGCCCTGGCGATTCACACCTACACGCCTGAGGAATGGGCGGCGGTCGGTGTGGCACCGGCCTCGCCGGTGTGTGCCGGCGGCGGCAAGCACTGA